CGCAGCACTTGAGGCCCAGCGTTAATCCCCAATCAAATTGGTGTTTTGAGAAAGCCTCCTATGGGGAGGCTTTTTTAATGCCGTTGAATCACTTGCAGTTCTTGCTCGCATCACATAATTTGTTAGCCGTTAACGTTGCTTTACTTCCTAACGGGTGGATTTATAACTCATGCAAGCTCAACCTACTTCTCAGATCAGGTCCGTTCTCATGGTGTGTATGGGCAATATTTGTCGTTCGCCTACCGCTGAAGCTGTGTTTCGACAAATGGCTCAAGCTCATGGTCTATCTGTGCATATCGATAGTGCTGGTACCATTGGCCATCACTCTGGCGCTAAACCTGATCCGCGTTCAGTGAAAGTGGGGCAAGGCCGTGGCTATGATTTTGGCCATATCTGTTCGCGTAAAGTTGTGCCAGATGACTTTTACAAGTTTGATCTTATTTTGGCCATGGACCAAGCCAACTTCGATGACTTAATTGACACATGCCCGGAAAAACAACTCGCCCATAAAGTACGCCTAATGCTCGAATTTTCGTCGCAGTCGGAACATTCGGAAGTGCCAGACCCATACTATGGCGGTGCCCGTGGCTTTGATTTGGTGTTGGATTTAATTGAAGATGCAAGCCAAGGGCTTGTGACCCATATTACTGAATCTTATCCCAGCCAAGGATAACGCAAAAGTTGTGTTGCACTTGGCTAATTCTTGAAGCAATTTGTTAACTCCTGTATAACAGCGTCAAAATCGGTGCTCGCAAGAGCTTAAAGGGGAATACGGTGTAAGTCCGTAACTGTTCCCGCAACTGTAAATCGAGCTAATATCTAACGCCACTGGGTTTTCTGGGAAGGCAGGTATTGGGTGATCTCGATGAGTCAGGAGACCTGCCGTTTTTATAACTGATTTTAATGTACCCAAGCGGGAATACTTGGCATGCATCATTCGGATTCATTGCGGCAGTTTCCCGCCTGCAAATCCAATGTGTGTGCTATGAAATACCGACTAAGGATTCGTAGTGACACACCATACATCGCCCCCATTCATTAATGTGCAACAGCTGCAATGGAAAGCAGGGCAGCGAGCCATTCTTGATGATGTAACGTTCGCGCTTCCTAAAGGTCGATTTATTGGATTGATTGGCCCAAACGGTGCTGGAAAAACCTCATTGCTGCGCTGCTTAACTCGCTTCTATCAACCCGGCCAAGGCTGCATTGAACTGGATGCAAAACCGTTGCAGTATTGGACTCGAACGCAGTTGGCTCAACGAGTTGCTCTGGTGGCACAACACACAAATGCCGCCATGAACCTTTCGGTCTTTGAATTAGTGCGTATGGGGCTGACCCCTTATAAAACGGCTTTTGAGAGCGATACGAGTGCCGATCTAGAATGTATTTCTGGTTGTCTAGACAAGATGGGGGTGCTGGATAAGTCCTCGCAGCAAATTAACACATTATCTGGTGGTGAATTACAGCGTGTGCTTATTGCTAAGGCGCTGGTGCAATCCCCTGAACTGATGCTGCTGGATGAACCAACCAATCATCTCGACATGTGTTATGCACACGATGTGATGGCGCTTGTACGCCAACTTGATATGACGGTTCTTGCAAGCATCCACGATGTTAATTTAGCGGCCCAATATTGCGACTATTTAGTGTTTGTCAAGGCAGGCACCTGCATCCATTTTGGCCCCACTTCGGAGGTCTTCAATGCAGCAAATTTGAGTGAATTGTTTGACCGGCCTTGTCGTGTTGACGAACACCCTTATCACCGGCAACTTTGGATGAACTTTATCGCTCAGGGAGCACAGTGATGAAGGGTATTTCAATCACAATATTAGTGCTAGTGAGCGTTGTAAGTATTGTGCTGAGTTTAAATTTTGGTGCTGCGAATATCGATGTATGGCAAACAACCATGTGTCATTTGCAATCAAATGACTGTGCGCCCAGCGCATTTGCAAACACGATTGTGTTCGATATTCGTTTACCGCGAGTTATTACGGGCTTTGCGGTAGGAGCTGGGTTGACGTTAGCCGGAAATATTCTTCAAGGTGTCACCCGAAATCCATTAGCTGATCCATATCTGTTTGGCATTGTTTCAGGTGCCGGTTTAGGAGCCGTATTAGGCGGGATTGTGGCAAGCGCCACAGGTATTCAAGTGCCTTTGACCGTGCTGGCATTCGTAGGCGCGTTGGGCGCGGTGTTTATTGTGGTGACCGTGAGTGCGAAGCATCATTGGCAGCGTATCGATCAAGTGCTATTGGCTGGTGTCGCAGTGTCTTTCTTATGCACTGCAGTGACTAGTTTGTTGCTATATCTTGATAGTCCCCATGCCGCAAACCGTGTGATTTTTTGGTTGATGGGAAGCCTTGCGAATGCAGACTGGCAAGCCGTGAGTCTTATTGTGCCAGTGGTATTAGCCGGGGCGTTTGTCGTGCAAGGGTTAACCCGACAACTGGATGCTTTGCAGCTGTCAGACGACGCTATTCATGCGCTCGGTATATCCATTAGTAAACTAAGGATGATGTTAATGTTACTGGTCGCGTCTATGAGCGCAGTCATCGTAGCATTTTGCGGTGGTATTGGCTTTGTTGGCTTAATGGTGCCCCATATTGTGCGTCAGCTGTTTGGTTATCGCAATTCTGTGTCAAACGTCGCTTGCGTGTTTGCTGGCGGTACATTCCTCGTTTGGGTTGACGTGGTCGCGCGGTCTATCTTGCCCAATCAAGAGATCCCCATTGGTATTATTACAGCAGCAATTGGAAGCGTGTTTTTCATTGTTCTAATGAGTCGTAGGAGCGCATGATATGGCGGGTTCACAATTAATTTTACACACATTGATGTGCAATGTTCAGCCCGTAGACGGTTCGCGCCGTGGTGAATTTGAGGCTGAAATGAACCGCAAGGTAAAACCTCTCGGTTCACTTGGACAACTGGAATCGCTCGCTATTGATTTGGCACTCATGAGCGGTCGAACTGGTGTCATTAATCACGCTGAGCTGTTTTTATTTGCAGCCGATCATGGCGTGGCTCAAACAGGTGTCAGCATTGCCCCGCAAGCGGTGACGGCAATGATGGTAGAGCAGTTCACGCGCGGCACTGCGGCTATTAATAGTGTTTGTACCACAACCAATACGCCATTGAACATCATTGATGCTGGCCTACTGAACACAGTGAATCACGTGTCTGTTATTGATACTGCCGTGGCACGTGGAACTCAGAACTTTCAACATGAACCCGCGATGTCAGAGGCTGTGGCGTTAAGTTCTATTTTGGCCGGCTTTAAACTCATCGAACACCATATATCCAAGGGGTGCGATTGTGTATTGCTTGGCGAAATGGGAATTGGTAACACCACCAGTGCTGCTGCAATTATGGCCGCACTGACATCATTTTATACCAGCGAGTGTGTGGGGCATGGCACAGGTGTGTCAGACGAAGTGGTTGAGCTTAAAGTTGAACTGATTTCCAAAGCCTTGTTGCGAATCGACGATATATCCGATCCTTTGCAGGTATTGCAAGAAGTCGGTGGGCTTGAAATTGCTCAGATGGTTGGCGCTATGTTGGCTAGCGCATCACTCAAGACTCCTGTAGTGATCGATGGGTTTATTTGCAGCGCGGCAGCGTTGCTGGCTGTCACTATAGAACCCAATGTACGGGGGTACCTCATATTTGCCCATCTATCGGATGAGCGCGGTCATGAAAAAATGCTCAGTGAATTGCATGCCAAACCACTGTTGAAGTTGGGCATGAAACTGGGGGAAGGCACAGGAGCGGCTTTGGCTGTTCCATTGATTCGGTCTGCAGCTGCATGTTTGGCCCATATGGGCACGCTCGAACAAGTGGGGCTCGCATAGCATGAGCGCCGCTACACATAAGTCAGAAATGAGGGCCTCCGGTATGCGCTATCAATGGCACTTGTTTTTGTTAGCGTTGGCATTTCTCACGCGTATTCCGATTCCAGCGAGCGTGCCGTTTAGTGAGCCTCGGCTTAATCAAGCGAATCGCTATTTTGCGTTGGTTGGCACCTTGATTGGCGCCATCTCCGCGAGCATTTTTTTAATCAGCCATACCTTGTTTAGCATTGAGGTTGCAGTGGTAATGGCAATGATCGCCAGCCTCATGACCACGGGCGTGTTTCATGAGGACGGTTTAGCGGATAGTGCCGATGGTTTAGGCGGTGGCCTAACCATTGAACGCAAACTTGCGATTATGAAAGACAGCCGGATTGGTAGTTATGGTTCAGCGGCATTAATGATGGCCCTGCTGATGAAATTCGCTGTACTTTCATCGATTCCACAAGTTGTGGTGGCGCTCATTGTTGGGCATACACTTTCGCGCGCTGTGGCAGCCTCTCTCATTGGCGCAATGCCCTATGTTTCTGAGTCAGATGGTAGTAAATCTAAACCGTTGGCCAATACTCAAAGCCAAACCGATGTGTGGTTTTTGGTCGTTACATGTGCCGCTATTTTACTTTGGTTACCGATTGTACACGCGCTTGCGCTAGTGGCGATGTGTATGTGTGTACGGCAGATGGCAAAAATCTATCTCTCGCGCCAAATAGGCGGCTACACGGGCGATACATTAGGTGCTTGTCAGCAAGTGGCTGAGCTAGCGTGTTACTTATGCTTCGCCTTACCATGGTTTTTATAATACATGCTTAATCTCACACAATTACCTTGTCACATGCTGGTATTGGGTGGTGCCCGATCAGGTAAAAGCCAGTTTGCTGAAAACATAATCATCAGCACAAACGCGGCGCCACACCAAGTTACTTATGTTGCAACGGCAACTGTCATTGATGATGAAATGGAGCATCGAATTGCCCATCATCAACAAAGCCGACCCAGCGGTTGGGCTTTGGTAGAAGAGCCTGTAAGCATAACAAAGGTACTTGCCAATAAATCGAGCTCCGAGCATCTTATCTTGGTGGATTGCCTTACGTTGTGGCTCAATAATTTACTGTTTAACGAACTATCGGATGAGCAAATCGAACGGCAAGTCGATGCATTGTGCGATGTTATTAAAAGTTCTTCTGCCACCATTGTCTTGGTGTCTAATGAAGTCGGGCAAGGTATTGTTTCCGATAATGCTTTAGCGCGACGATTTGTTGATCTATCAGGACGTATGAATCAGAAGTTAGCGCAAGCGGTTGGCACGGTTGTGTTGGTGACGGCGGGTTTACCTCTTTACCTCAAAGGGGGGGGCACATGACTCCAGTTTATATCGATTTTCTCCGTCATGGGCCAGTCGCGGGCTTACCTGCACTCAATGGTGTCACCGATGTAGCGCTCGCAGAAGGCGCGTTGGACAACATGCAACGGCAGGCAAAGCGCTTTGCTATCGAGTATCAAGCTGTGATCAGTTCACCTAAGCGGCGATGCCGCACATTCGCTGAACGCTACAGTACGCAGCGTGATGTGTCGCTTCATATTGAACCACAATGGCAAGAGTTTGATTTTGGTGATTTGGATGGTGTGCCGTTCGAGCAAATGAACGAGCAACAGCGGTCAATAATGGGATTGTTTTGGGCGCATAGCACTAACTTCGAGTTGCCTGGAGCGGAATGCTATGAGGCATTTTCAAATCGCATTTGGTCAGCATGGCAGCACCTTGCTACATCCAACCCACAAAGCACTCTTGTTGTTACGCACGGTGGGGTGATTGTCGTATTAGTCGCGTTGTTAATGAATATTCCATTGGCTGATGCTTATAAACGTTTGCACGTTGGCTATGCGTCGATGACTCGTGTTTGTTTTTACGATGATCCGAAGCAGGCCCGAATTGAGTTTATTGGAGCGCCGCTGGTATGACAACGTTGATGATTCAAGGCACCGCATCAGATGTTGGAAAATCTGTCATCGTTGCTGGAATTTGTCGAGTTCTTGCGAACCGTTCGTTCAATGTCGCGCCTATGAAGCCCCAGAACATGGCTCTGAACAGTGCTGTGACTGACGAAGGCTTGGAGATTGGCCGAGCGCAATGGGTACAAGCCATGGCTGCTCGGCAAAAACCGCACGTTGATTTCAATCCGATTTTACTGAAGCCAGAGTCAGACACGGGCGCACAAGTTATCATCCACGGCAAAGCTTTAACGACCATGCAAGCTCAGCAATATCACGCGCATAAACCGCATGCTATGGCGGCAGTGCTGGAGTCCCACAAACGCTTGGCCTTGGCGTTTGATCATATTGTTGTTGAAGGAGCGGGTAGCCCCGCAGAAATTAACCTACGCGAAGGTGATATTGCCAATATGGGGTTTGCTGAGGCGGTAGATTGTCCGGTGATCCTCGTGGCCGATATTGACAAAGGAGGGGTGTTTGCCCAGCTTGTTGGGACCTTAGAGCTCCTTTCTAAGTCTGAACAAAACCGAGTTGTAGGGTTTGTTATTAACAAGTTTCGGGGCGATATAGGCTTGCTAGAGTCGGGGCTCGATTGGCTAGAGAATCGCACCGGAAAACCGGTTTTAGGGGTTCTACCATATTGTCATGAACTGCACCTTGCTGCTGAAGACGCGATCGAAAGTGAGCAACGTCGAAATGAGGCTAGCCGTGTCAAAATCTGTGTACTTGGATTGCCACGCATTAGTAACCATACAGACTTCGATCCGCTCAGGCTCCATACCGATATTGATTTGGAATTTGTCATGCCGCAACAGAACATTCCAGCGTGCGACTTAGTTATTATTCCGGGTTCCAAATCGGTTGCGCATGACCTCGAGTTTTTGCGAAAGCAAGGCTGGGATGTGCACATACAGCGTCACCTTAGATACGGTGGCAAGGTCTTTGGCATTTGCGGTGGCTACCAAATGCTAGGGCAAAGCATTACCGATCCGTGCCTTATTGAAAGTCAGGTTGAGCGCGTAGAAGGGCTTCAATATCTCAACATATACACGCAAATGAATACCAAAAAGACGCTCCGCCGAGTGAGCGGTGAAATGACGCTGGGCCAACATAGTTGTGCAGTGACAGGTTATGAAATTCATTGTGGCCAGACGCAATTAAACAGCGCTTCGCAAGCGTCAGTATTAAATCTAACGAGTGGCCATCAACAATGGCAATGTGGCGCTCAAACCGAAGATCAGCAAATTGCAGGGTGCTACCTACATGGCCTGTTTGACGAAGCTCCTGCTGTGACTTTGCTTTTAAGTTGGTTAGGCCATGATACCGAACAACAAGACTCGATTGAGTCGATTCAGGAGAACGCCATCGAAACTTTGGCGAACACACTAGAACACCACTTAGACATACCAAAGTTGTTTAAGATTTTGAACGAGGATAAGCACCATGAGTGACAAAGAGACTCAAACGGAAGACGCAACATCAACCAAACAGCAAAAGCATCAAGAACGTCAGCAAAAGTTAAAACAAAAAGTAGACGAGCGCATTGCTGCAGCAAGTGAAGACAAAGGCTTGTTTCTGGTGATTACAGGCAATGGCAAAGGCAAGTCTACCGCTGGCTTTGGTGTGGTGACACGCGCAGTTGGACATGGTTATAAAGCAGGCGTTGCACAATTTATCAAAGGTCAGTGGGAATGCGGTGAACGCAATCTGTTGCAAAACAATGGGGTCGAATTTCACGTGATGGGGACAGGTTTCACGTGGGAAACGCAAAATAGAGAATCTGACATCGAACAATCTGAGTTGATATGGAAAGAGGCGAAACGCATGTTGGCCGACCCGTCAATTGATGTGGTTCTACTCGACGAGTTGACTTACCTTGTGAGCTATAAATACCTTGAATTGGATGATGTGGTGAATGCAATTGCAAATCGTCCTGATGGACAACATGTAGTTGTGACCGGAAGAGGCTGTCATCGTCAGTTAATCGAAATGGCCGATACTGTGAGTGAAGTGCAATCTACCAAGCATGCTTTTGATAGTGGCATTAAAGCTCAAAAAGGAATCGACTGGTAATGCGTGCTCTGGTGCTTGGTATTGTCTTGTGTTGTTCTGTTGTGTTCACTTTTGCAAATGAACAGCAGCCAAAGGTTGTAGTATTAGCGCCTCATGTGGTGGAAATGCTCTATACCATTGGTGCAGGTGATCAAATTTTAGCAACAACAGAACATTCAGACTTTCCTGAAGAAGCGTTGGCCATTCCAAGAGTAGGCAACTACGTTCGACTACAAATAGAAACTATTTTGGAGCTACAGCCCGATTATGTGATTGTTTGGCGCAATGGAAACCCACCCGATGATCTCGCGCGTTTGGAGCGTCTTGGGTTAAATATCGTCGATTCGCATCCTATACAATTGAGTGATGTCGCCAGTGAATTGAGAAAGTTTGGGCAGTTGCTAGGACACCAAGCGCGAGCCGAGCAGCAAGCATTAGCGTTTGAGCATAAATTGCAATCGATACGTGAACGGTATCAATCGACGACCAAATTGCGAGTGTTTTATGAGTTGTGGCCTCAACCTCTTACAACGGTGAGTCGCGGAAGTTGGCCTCAGCAAATTTTGGATTTGTGTCATGTCGACAATGTGTTGATTGATACCAAAGGAGAATACCCAAACGTGAGTTTGGAAACGGTGGTCGCCTTGTCGCCATCAGTGATTATTCAACCGCATGATAGCGCAAGGAATATACCGGCCACGGACTGGTCGAAATGGCCTGTGATACCTGCGGTTAAAAAAAACAACATATTGCACCCCAATGCGGATCGATTGCACCGCATGACAACGCGTATGTTGGATGAAGCATCTTTGTTGTGCGAGGCTCTTGATCAGCTCCGCTGATAGGTCTTGCATGTTTTAATTGGGAGCGATGCTCCTGTGAAGTCTTGCCATGATGGCAAGCATAAAATTTATTTAGGTGTCCGAAAGGGTGAAACGGGAAATCGGTGTAACTCCGATACTGCCCCCGCAACGGTAACTGATAAGGATCACAAGCGTTTAGTCGCAACCACTGCTTCGGCGGGAAGGTGTGAGATGTTGTTTCAGGAGTCCGGAGACCGGCCTAAATTTATACTTAATGGAATCAGGTACGGCGGGTATCTGACATAAAAAATGAAAAAAAATACACTTTACGTCGCCATTGCAACTGCATTGCTGAGTGCACCAGTCTGCGCAGAAGAAACAGAAACCATGGTGATCACTGCAAACCGTGTTGAACAAAATAAATTCGACGTGATGGCATCAGTTGATGTGATCACGCGCGAAGATATTCAATTGATTCAGCCTGTCTCTGTGGTTGATCTGTTGAACCGAACGTCGGGCGTGACCTTCGTTCAACAAGGCGGCGCAGCGAACACTACGTCGATTTTTATGCGCGGAACAAATTCCAATCAAGTGCTTATTTTGATCGATGGCGCACGAGTGGGCTCTGCCACATTGGGTCAAAAGTCGATTCAAGATCTATCGCCTACTCAAATCGACCGTATTGAAGTGGTGAAAGGACCCCGTGCTGCATTGTATGGCTCAGATGCAATTGGTGGTGTGATTCAAATCTTCACTCGCGATTTGGCGCCGAATCAATTTAACCTTGGCGGTGGTTATGGCTCTAATAACACTGCACAGTTCGACGCAGCCGGTGGCTTTGAGCTGTTTGGTAGCCGCAACACTATGAGCATCACGGGCCAAAAAAGTGATGGTTTTAGCGTGACCGATGCCGAGCCTGATGATGATGGCTACGAACGCGGTGCGGTAAGCCTAAAAGGCGATTACCAAGTGGGAAAAGTACTATCTTTTGATTGGATGGGCCTGATTGAAAAGGGTGATTATGATTTCGATGGTGGATTTGAAAACCAAAAAGACTACCGAAATCACCTCGTGCAAATAGGCACAACAGCCGACCTTGGCCAAACGATTTTGCGTTTGGAAATTGGCCAAAGTGAAGATGAACAAAACGGTTATGGCAATGGTATAGGAAAGGGCGATGGTTCTTTGTATCAAACCACCATTAATCAGTTGTCTGCCAATGTTACCCACAGCATTAATGATGATTTTACGGTGATTCTGGGGGCTGACCTACAAGATCAAGAAGTAGATAGTAGTGATCCCATTGCCGTTGATGAGCGCACGGTTGAAGGCTACTACGCAGGTTTGACTGGCGAAGTAGGGCAATTCCTAGCTGAAGCTGCAGTTCGATACGACGACATTGAGCATGTGGACAGCGAAACGACCTATAACCTAAGTGCGGGTTACAAATTTTCACCCAACTGGCTAGTAAGCTTGAATTACGGGACTGGTTTTAAGGCGCCGTCGTTCAATGACCTGTATTCGCCCTGGGGCGGTAATCAAGACTTGGTGCCTGAAACATCGGATACTGTTGAGTTGTTGCTCAAAGGCAACTTGGATTTGGTCTCGATTGAATTTGCGGCATACAACACCAATATTGATGACTTGATCGAATGGGCTCCTATTGCGCCAGGTAACCCAAACTGGACACCGACGAACCTTTCTAGCGCTGAAATCAAAGGTATTGATTTAACCCTCAGCACATCTTTGTTTGATATTGAGCATCAGCTTACTGCAACCCTGTTGGATGCTGAAAACAAAACGACGAAGGAAGATTTAATTCGCCGTCCTTCACAAAAGTTCACGTATGCTGCAAGTTACGCATATAACCAATGGAATGTGTCCGGAGACTTGTCGTACAACAGCGACGCTGAAGATTCGTATGGTGCGAAACTGCATTCCTACAGCTTGTTGAATGTCTTTGCGGGTTATGAGTTTGATAACAATTTCACGGTTCGAGCCTACGGCCGAAATATGCTAGATAAAGATTACTCTGGAGCTATTGGTTACAACACAGCGGGTCGAGAGGTGGGATTAACTGTCACACTGCAAAACTATTAAGGCTGTATTTACATAGCACTTTATGACCAAAAGCCGAACGATAGTTCGGCTTTTTTGTGGCTGATATTTAGATTGCAAAGTTGACCTTTATTTCGCCGTTCCATTCAAACATACAGACATAAAAAAGCCGGCGGTTAAGCCGGCTTGTCAGATGGCAGTGCGCGTATCTTACTCTGCGCTAGCCTTAGTCATTGGAGATGACGACTGGCTTGTGGCGTTTTGTGAACCTCGGCGAACAAGGCTCGATTCATCTACAGATAGGCCGTTACGACGTGGCATTACGCTGGCATCTACCGCTGGAGCTTCAGCGAAGTTAGGCTTCGTTGTTGGCGCAACTGTTACTTTCTCATACCATGCCTTGGCCTTCACTGCTGGGGCAGGTTGCTCGTTCGCTTCTGGCGCTTTGGCAACTGGCGCTTCAACGACTGGCTCTGGCTTGACTTCAGGTTGTGTTTCCACTTCCTGCTCAGTAGTGGCAGTGGCCGCCGGTGCTGTATCTACTGGAGCTGGTGTAGCAGCTTCAGCCACAGCTTGCTCAACAACGGGAGTAGGCTCAGTAGGCTCAGGTGTTTCGACCTTAGTTTCCACCGGCGCTGGGTCTGCTTTTGGTGCTTCAGCTTTTACCGCTTCAGGCGCCGGAGCAGTCGTTGTTTCTGTAACAGCTGTAACGTCTGCCTTTGGCTCAGCCGCTTCTGGGGAAGTCTCCACAACTTCATCAGTGCGCGCTAGCGCAGCCTCAATGGCAGCACGAGTTGCCTGCTTGGCTTCAGCGTCAGCAATTTCCGCAGCGGTGATTGCAGCAGCTTGTTCAGCTGTGTTCTCAACAGGCTTATCGGCAACTGGTGCAGATTTGCTAGCTGCTTCTTCGGCGCTAGGATAGCGAGCTTCAACCGTATCTTGCTGCTCAGTTTGAGGCTTACGACGACGTTGTCGGCGTGGCTTCGCGGGTTTAGCTTCGTCAGTCGATACTGCTTCTGGCATGACTTCAGAAACAGGTGCTTCTTCGGTCGCTTGTTGGTCTTTCACGCGAACTTTTTTGTGAAGGTTACGACGTTGACGACGCTCTTTCACTTTACGTTGTTTCGCTTCTTCAGCCGAGTTTTGTGCTTTTGGTGCTTCTTCAGTTACCGCTGTTTCTGAAGTTTCTACCGTTTCAACTGCTTTCGTATCCTTATCATTTCGATCGTTTCGACGATTGCGGTTACGATTACGGTTGCGGCGATTGTTAGGCTTCTCAGACTCATTTTCCGCTGCATTGTTTTCATTCTTAGCCTTGCTAACTTTTTCGTCTTTATTCGCTTCATCGTTTCTATTTCGATTATTGCGATTATTACGATTGTTAGTGCGGCGATTGTCGCGGCGGCCTCGTTCGCCACGATTGTTCGGGCGACGACGGTTTTTCTGCTTGTTGTCCGTATCTTTCTTAGGCTGCTCATCAGTACCGAAAATACTGGTAAAAAAGGCTACGATTTTAGCAAAAAGACTCACCTCTGAGCTTTTCTTCTTAGCCGTTTGTGTTGGCTTTGCAGCGACGCTTGGAGGAGTTGGTGATGCGGATGACTGCATGCCAGACAGCGCAGGTTGTTCTTTGCGTGGCGGTACTGCTTCACCGCGAAGGTTCGCTGTCAACGCAGAAGGATCAGGCTCTGCTAATGAGTAGCTCACTTCAGTGAGTTCTTCATTTGGACGCAGGCGCTGAACTTCGTAGTGTGGCGTGTCCATGTTTGGATTTGGAATAATCACCACAGAGACATTGTTACGCTTTTCGATTCCGCGAATTGCAGGGCGTTTTTCATTCAATAAGAATGTACCCACACTGACCGGAACCAACGCTTGAATTTGAGACGAATTGTCTTTCAACGCTTCTTCTTCAATTAAACGCATCACTGAAAGCGCTAGAGATTCTTCGCCACGGATGTGTCCGCTACCGCTACAGCGTGGGCAAACGTTGTGCGTTGATTCGCCTAACGATGCACGCAAACGCTGACGTGACATTTCCATCAAACCAAAGCGGCTAATACGGCCAATTTGGACACGAGCGCGGTCAGCTCGAACTGCTTCGCGCAGGCGATTTTCAACTTCTCGTTGATGGCGCGCAGGTGTCATGTCGATAAAATCGATGACAATCAAACCACCTACGTCGCGGAGGCGTAATTGGCGAGCAATTTCGTCGGCAGCTTCAAGGTTAGTTTGGAACGCTGTTTCTTCAATGTCAGTACCTTTTGTGGCACGGGCAGAGTTAATATCAATTGAAGTGAGGGCTTCAGTCGGGTCAATCACGACCGAACCGCCTGACGGCAGGCTTACTTCTCGGCGGAACGCAGATTCGATTTGACTCTCAATTTGATAGTGAGAGAACAATGGGATCTCGCCAGAGTATTGCTTGACGCGATTGACGAAGTCGGGGCGAACTTTTTCAACATGTCCCAGTGCCTTCGTGAAAAGCTCTTGGTTGTCGATCAATATCTCACCAATATCGCGGCGTAAATAGTCGCGAATTGCACGAACAATAACATCACTTTCTTGATGAATTAATACAGGTGTTTCGCGATCTGCGGCCACTGCTTTAATGTCACTCCAATGCGTAATGAGCATTTGAAGGTCATAAGCGAGTTCTTCAGATGACTTACCAACACCGGCTGTGCGGACAATCAAACCCATGCCTTTTGGAACTTCGAGCTGGCTAAGTGCTGCTTTTAACTCGGTACGCTCATCGCCTTCAATGCGGCGACTAATGCCCCCTGCACGTGGGTTATTTGGCATCAATACTAAATAACTACCAGCGAG
The sequence above is a segment of the Echinimonas agarilytica genome. Coding sequences within it:
- the cobU gene encoding bifunctional adenosylcobinamide kinase/adenosylcobinamide-phosphate guanylyltransferase, yielding MLNLTQLPCHMLVLGGARSGKSQFAENIIISTNAAPHQVTYVATATVIDDEMEHRIAHHQQSRPSGWALVEEPVSITKVLANKSSSEHLILVDCLTLWLNNLLFNELSDEQIERQVDALCDVIKSSSATIVLVSNEVGQGIVSDNALARRFVDLSGRMNQKLAQAVGTVVLVTAGLPLYLKGGGT
- a CDS encoding adenosylcobinamide-GDP ribazoletransferase; translated protein: MRYQWHLFLLALAFLTRIPIPASVPFSEPRLNQANRYFALVGTLIGAISASIFLISHTLFSIEVAVVMAMIASLMTTGVFHEDGLADSADGLGGGLTIERKLAIMKDSRIGSYGSAALMMALLMKFAVLSSIPQVVVALIVGHTLSRAVAASLIGAMPYVSESDGSKSKPLANTQSQTDVWFLVVTCAAILLWLPIVHALALVAMCMCVRQMAKIYLSRQIGGYTGDTLGACQQVAELACYLCFALPWFL
- a CDS encoding low molecular weight protein-tyrosine-phosphatase, which encodes MQAQPTSQIRSVLMVCMGNICRSPTAEAVFRQMAQAHGLSVHIDSAGTIGHHSGAKPDPRSVKVGQGRGYDFGHICSRKVVPDDFYKFDLILAMDQANFDDLIDTCPEKQLAHKVRLMLEFSSQSEHSEVPDPYYGGARGFDLVLDLIEDASQGLVTHITESYPSQG
- a CDS encoding FecCD family ABC transporter permease, producing the protein MKGISITILVLVSVVSIVLSLNFGAANIDVWQTTMCHLQSNDCAPSAFANTIVFDIRLPRVITGFAVGAGLTLAGNILQGVTRNPLADPYLFGIVSGAGLGAVLGGIVASATGIQVPLTVLAFVGALGAVFIVVTVSAKHHWQRIDQVLLAGVAVSFLCTAVTSLLLYLDSPHAANRVIFWLMGSLANADWQAVSLIVPVVLAGAFVVQGLTRQLDALQLSDDAIHALGISISKLRMMLMLLVASMSAVIVAFCGGIGFVGLMVPHIVRQLFGYRNSVSNVACVFAGGTFLVWVDVVARSILPNQEIPIGIITAAIGSVFFIVLMSRRSA
- the cobT gene encoding nicotinate-nucleotide--dimethylbenzimidazole phosphoribosyltransferase, with protein sequence MAGSQLILHTLMCNVQPVDGSRRGEFEAEMNRKVKPLGSLGQLESLAIDLALMSGRTGVINHAELFLFAADHGVAQTGVSIAPQAVTAMMVEQFTRGTAAINSVCTTTNTPLNIIDAGLLNTVNHVSVIDTAVARGTQNFQHEPAMSEAVALSSILAGFKLIEHHISKGCDCVLLGEMGIGNTTSAAAIMAALTSFYTSECVGHGTGVSDEVVELKVELISKALLRIDDISDPLQVLQEVGGLEIAQMVGAMLASASLKTPVVIDGFICSAAALLAVTIEPNVRGYLIFAHLSDERGHEKMLSELHAKPLLKLGMKLGEGTGAALAVPLIRSAAACLAHMGTLEQVGLA
- a CDS encoding histidine phosphatase family protein, whose product is MTPVYIDFLRHGPVAGLPALNGVTDVALAEGALDNMQRQAKRFAIEYQAVISSPKRRCRTFAERYSTQRDVSLHIEPQWQEFDFGDLDGVPFEQMNEQQRSIMGLFWAHSTNFELPGAECYEAFSNRIWSAWQHLATSNPQSTLVVTHGGVIVVLVALLMNIPLADAYKRLHVGYASMTRVCFYDDPKQARIEFIGAPLV
- a CDS encoding ABC transporter ATP-binding protein, which gives rise to MTHHTSPPFINVQQLQWKAGQRAILDDVTFALPKGRFIGLIGPNGAGKTSLLRCLTRFYQPGQGCIELDAKPLQYWTRTQLAQRVALVAQHTNAAMNLSVFELVRMGLTPYKTAFESDTSADLECISGCLDKMGVLDKSSQQINTLSGGELQRVLIAKALVQSPELMLLDEPTNHLDMCYAHDVMALVRQLDMTVLASIHDVNLAAQYCDYLVFVKAGTCIHFGPTSEVFNAANLSELFDRPCRVDEHPYHRQLWMNFIAQGAQ